The Acidobacteriota bacterium nucleotide sequence ACACTCTGGGCGTCCGCTGATGTCAGAAGCCCGGCCGTCGTCCTCTTCCGTCAATGCTGACGTCGGGCACGCCCCGCAGGCGTCGAAACCGCTCGCCTCAGGCGTCGGCCTCCTGAGCGGAGGCGGCCTCGATGCGGCGGATGACGAGGCAGGCGAGGCCGACGAAGAGCACCCCGTAGAAGATCAGGAAGAGCAGGGCGGCGGTCTGGCTCTCGGTGGAGGAGAGCATCTGCTGGATGATCCCCGTGGGCCCGCCCCCGTGGGGCAGGAGGGTGTGGAGGTGGAAGAGCACCGTCAGCCGCTTGAGGAAGCCGGGGATGTAGGCCACCGCGTTCTCCCAGCCGAAGCCGATGAGCAGTCCCGCGAAGAGGGGGCGCTTGAGAGAAAGGCCCAGGAAGGCGAACAGGGCCCCGTAGACGAGGGCCCCCAGGCCCACCACGCCCAGATCCAGAAGGAGCGTCCCGGCCTCTCTTCCCAGGGCGCCGGCGCCGGCTTCCGAAACCCCCAGCACGTACGTCCCCAGGACGGAGGCCCAACAGCCCGCCACGATGACGGTGGACATGGCCGCGTAGCGCACGAGGAAGAGGCGGGCCCTGGGCACGGGCCGTCCGAAGAGGTAGGGCAGGGTCCCGCCCTCGCGCTCGTCGGCGATGAGGCCCACGCCGAAGAAGAGGGTGGAGAGGGGGAGCAGGAAGCCGCAGACGTAGAGGAAGACCACCATCCCGTAGAGGGTGATGCCCCCCAGGGGCACGGGGATCCCCTTGGCCACGAGGAGGCGCAGGAGGAGGGTCACACCCCAGGGAAAGACGGCCATGAGGCCGAAGAGGAGGCCCTTCACGGAGAGGGCCATCCGGCGGGCGGTGAAGGCGAAGAGGGCGCGCGTCGCACTGTCCATGTCAGGCCACCAGGTAGGAGAAGACCGCCGCCAGGTTGTCGTCGAGGGGGTTGAGGATTTCCAGCCCCACCTCCCGTTCCGCCAGGAGGGCGCCCAGGCGCGCCCGGAAGTCCGAGGCGTCGGAGACCTCCACCGTGAGGTTGCGCCCGTCGCCCGCGAAGGTGACCGAGGCCACCGTGGGCCAGGCGATGAGCACCGAGGCGAGGGCTCGGGCGTCGGCGCACCTCAGGAAGACCTTCAGGGGACGGCTCGCGATGGCCTCCCGCACTTGGGGGACCTCGCCCGAAGCCAGGACGCGCCCGTAGTGGAGCAGGAGGATGCGGCTCGTCATGGCCTCCACCTCGTGGAGGAGGTGGGACGAGACCAGGACGCAGCGCCCCTCCTCCCCCCACCGCTTGATGGCGGCGATGGCATGGGCGCGGCTCGGCGGGTCCATGCCGTTGAGGGGCTCGTCGAGCAGGAGGATCTGCGGATCGTGGACCAGCGCCTGGGCCATCTTCACCTTCTGGCGCATGCCCTTGCTCATGGCCCGGATCTTCTTCCCGCCCTCGTCCCCGAGGGCCACCTCCTGGAGGGCCCTCCCGGCGCGCTCCGTCGCCGCGGCAGGGCTCAGGCCCGACAGGCGCCCCAGGAAGGCGACGAATTCCAGGCCCGTCATGTCCTCCCAGAAGCGGTCCGCCCCCGGGCAGTAGCCGATGCGCGTCAGGGCGCCGGGGTTCGCGAAGATGGGCTCGCCGCCGAGGGTGACCGACCCCGCGGTGGGCTGGAGGAGGCCCGCCATGAGGTTGAGGAGGGTGCTCTTTCCGGCGCCGTTCACGCCCAGGAGCCCCGTGACGCCGGGCTCCAGGTCCAGGGAAACCCGGTTGATCCCCACCACGAGGCCGTACCAGCGCGAGGCGTTCTGCACGCGGATCATTTGAGCACCGCCCGGCCCCGGAAGCGGGCCGCGAGGACCAGGACGCTCGAGGCGGCCAGGAGGGCGAAGAAGCAGAGCGTGGCGGCGGGGGGAAGGATGAGGCCGGGCTCGCCGGGATGGACTTCCGCCCCCAGGCACAGCTCGGCGAGAGCCTTGAGCTGGGTGAAGATCGACGGGAACCAGACCAGGGGGCTCCGCGTGATGGCGTAGAGGATCCCGCAGGCCGCCGGGCCCAAAAAGACGATGCCGAAGAAGGTCAGTCCCACGAGCCTCGGGCTGCGGCCCATGGAGGAGAGGGCGAGGAGGAAGAGGACGAGGGTGAAGGGGCCCAGGAGGGTGAAGAGGGCCGATCCCCACAGGACGCGGGCGTGCTCCCACAGCCACGCGGGCTCCCCCGTGAGGCCCACCTGGAAGATGACCAGGACCAGGACGGGAAGGAGCGAGAAGACCAGGAGGAAGAAGCCCAGGGCGGCGCCCTTGGCCCAGAGGTACTGGAGGGGGCCGAGGGCCCGGCCGAGGAAGACGGCCAGGGTCCCGTCGCGCCGGTCCCTCGCCACCAGGCCCGAGCCCACCCAGATGGAGACGATGGTGAGGAGGAAGAGGTTGTAGAAGTTGCCGAGGAGGACGGCCACGAGGGACTCGTCCACCTTGGGCAGCTCCGCGATGAAGGCCTTAACGTTCTCCGAGTCCCCGAGCTGGGTGTGGAAGAAGGTCAGCAGGATCCCCCAGGCCCAGGGCAGGAGGGCGAGGATCAGGAGGAAGAGGAAGCGCCGCTTGCGGAGGTACGGCTGGACCTCCTCCCGGAACACGGGCCACCATCGCTTGGAGAGGGGCCGGCGGGGGCCGTCGTAGGGCGCGTAGCCCTGCTCAAACACGGGCATCGCCGCCTCCGTTCTGTTCGAGCGCCTTCAAGAAGAGCGTTTCGAGGGACGTGGACTCCCTCACGAGCCGGGTGACGGTGCCTCCCGCCTCCAGGGCCAGGCCGAAGATGACCTTCAGGCTCTCCCCCGAGGGGAGGACCACCCGGTACAGGCCCCGGTGGCCGTCGGAGACGGCCACGCCGGCCTTCCGGCAGGCCGCCTCGAAGGCCTCTTTTTCGCCCTCCCACTGGACCAGGAAGTGCTGGGCCTCGCTCCGGGTCCAGTCCTCCACGGTCGCGTAGGTGAGCATCTCGCCCCGGTTGAGGATGACCACGCGGGAGCAGACGGCCTCCACGTCCTTCAGGATGTGGGTCGAAAGGAGCAAGGTCTTCCCCTGGCGCACGAGATCCCCGCAGAGGTCCAGCATCTCCTCGCGCCCTACGGGATCCATGCCCGCCGTGGGCTCGTCGAGGAGGACCAGGGCCGGGTCGTGGACCAGGGACGCCGCCAGCTTCAGGCGTTGCTGCATGCCCGTGGAGTAGGTTTCCACGTTCCGATAACGGCTCTCCCCTAGACCCACGTACTGGAGCACTTCGTGGGCCCGCTCCACGGCCGCGCTCCGGGGAAGCCCGGAGATCTCGCCGAGAAAGGCCACCCACGCGACGCCGCTCATCCCCGGGCGAGTGCCCTCTCGCTCGGGAACGTAGCCGACCCGGTCGCGGAGGGCGGGGCCGAGCTTGCGGGCGTCCTCTCCCATCAGCCAGATGCGGCCTTGGGCAAGGGGCAGAAGCCCGAGGACCGCCTTGATCAGCGTGGACTTTCCGGCCCCGTTGGGGCCGAGGAGCCCCACGGCGCCCCCCTCCACCTCGAAGGAGACTCCCCGCAGGGCCTCCAGCTTTCCGTACCTGGCTTTCGCCCCCTCGACCCTCAGAATCGCGCCCATGCCCTCCCCTTACGCAGGCGGCCGGGTGAAGGTTTCCGCGGTTTTCCCCTTGGCGCGGCCGCGCCGCTTCCGCACGGCCTTCTCGAAGGCCGCGAACCTCGCGGGGAACTCGGCCCGGCGCTCGCGGGCCGAGGCGGCGAACTGCTGGAGGAGCGCTCCCACGGCCAGGAAATCGGCGGATGGCGCCCCCCGAGCCGCCGGAGCCTCGGCGGCCTCCACCAGGCGTCGCGCGCCGACTACCGCGTCCTGGTGGGCCCCCAGCGTGTCCTGGAGGGCGACGACGGCTCGGAGGTAGGGCCCCATGGCCCCTCCGAGGACGGTTTCGAAGAACTCCCCCGTATACCGCAAACGCTTGAAGAGGATGCGCAGGCGGTGGAGGGCCTCGGAGGGCGAGGCGGCCTCCACGGCCCGTCCCATTCTCCGCGCCTGCTTCTCGGCCCGGAGAAGAAGGACGGGCGCCGCCCGGCCCGCCGTCGGCGGCGGGGCTCCCGGACGCCCCTTCGGCGCGGGCGAGGCGGCCAGGCGCCCGAGGCGGTCCAGGAGGGCGGCGAAGCGCCGGCCCGAGAGGCCGGAGACCATGGCCTCCAGGGCCTCGGAGCGATCCCGGAGGAGGCGGTCCACCAGCCCGTGGGGCAGACTCATCCCCTCCGGGAGCCTGCGCTCCATGGCTCGCAGCTCCTCCAGAAACACGTCGAGGTCCCGCACCTGTCCGAGCAGGCGCCCGGCCCATGCCAATTCGAGGCGCAGAGATTCGGCCCGGCGCGGCCCCAGATACGGCGCCAGGAGGCGCAGGGCGGTCCGAAGACGGCGGGTGGCCACGCGGGCGTCGTGGACGAACTCGGGATGGAGGTCGCGCAGGGCCCAGGGCACCTGGAGGCCCAGGCGATGGGTCTGGAGGGCCACAATCTTGCGGGCGGCCAGCCCCAGAGCGTCCTCCGATCGGACGGGCGAGGCCGGAGGGGGAAGGGCGCCGGGCTCGGGCCGGCCCGCCAGGCGGAGGGCGGTGGTCAGGAGGTCACCGGGAGCCTCGGCCAGCCCCACCCGGTCCCGAAGCAAGACCTGGAGGTGGAGGCCCGCGGCGGGATCGCTTCCGGGAAGGAGCCGGAGGGAAAGGTGGCCCCTGGCCCCCCTCCGGTCGGGCCCGGGCGCTGGGAAGCGGTCCATCACGAGCCTCGCCGCCGCCCCCTCAGGCGTGCGAATCTCCACCTCCCGGCGCCGGACCCTCACCCTCAGGACCGGGACGAGGGGTTTCTTGGCGGCCCGAAGGAGGATCTCGGCTTCCCGGGTCAGGGCGCGCGCATCGAACACGGGCGCATGGGGGTCTCCGTTGAAGGGGAGGCCGCCGCCGGGCTCGGACCCCGAGGGGTCCTGGGTCCGGACTTCCAGCCGCCCTCCCTCCCCGCAAAGGACCAGCCTCCATCCATCGCGGGCCAGACGCCCTTCCACCGTATCCAGGTAGAGGAGGTCCAGGCGGGTCTCCGCGGCCGGGCCGGGGAGGTATCCGGCGGACTTCAGCTCTCTCAGCGCGCGCTCCCAGAAGGCGTCTCCCCGCAGGAGGAAGGCGGGGCATGCCGGCGGGTCCGCTCCGCCGGCCCTCGCGTCGGGGCCTGGAAGGGGATCAGCCATCGGAGTGCTTCCGGCCCGAGAGGAACTCCTCCGGGCGGGCCGCCGCGGCGCGGCGCTCGGCGAGGTCGCGGGCCACCGACTCCGCGGGATAAGCGAAGCGGACGATGCGCGCCCTGGCCGCCCGCCCCCCGAGAAAGTCCACCAGGGCGTACGCCCCCCTCGGATCGCCGTCCACCGGCTTGCCGACGGAGCCGCAGTTCACCACTCGGGTTCCCCCCAGGAGCCGGGTGAAGGGGACGTGGGAGTGGCCGCACACGAGGACCGCGGGGCGCAGGGGGCCGAGTTTGGCTTCCAGGGCCCTGCGGGTCAGGCTCGGGTAGACGTAGTCCGTATCCGAAAGGGGGCTCCCGTGGACTACGAGGACCGAGCATCCGCCGAAGTCGAGATCCAGGCGCTCGGGCAGGGCCTCCAGAAACCGGCGCTCCTCCTCGCCCAGGGCCAGAGCCGTCCAGGCCAGGGCCGCCGAGGCCTTCTTGTCGAGCTTTTTCCTCAGGCGTTTGGGGGAGGAGGGCAGGTCCAGGAGCTTTCTCTCGACGTTCCCCTGAACGCACCGGACGCGGCGCTCCATGAGGAGCCGGACGACCTCCACGGGGTGGGGACCGAAGCCCACGAGATCCCCCGCGCACACCACGTCTTCGGCCCCGTGCCGGCGCGCTCCCTCGAGGGCCTTCCAGAGGGCCGGGAAGTTGGCGTGGACGTCCGAGAGAAAGGCGACCCTCATGGCAGGAGGCGCGCCGCCAGCACCTTCAGGACCGCCTCGATGCGCCCGAGATCCTTGACGCGCCCCTTCCTGGGTTTGACCTTGAGGTCCGCCACGACGTCCCGCAGAGCCCGGATCCGCTCCGCCGACGGAAGGGCTGGGGCGTCACCGGGAACCGCCTTCTCGTCGAGGGCGGCAAGGACGGCGGCGGCTTCCGCCTCGAGCCGGGAAAAGACCGCCTCGGAGACTTCCTGGAGGAGGAGCCGAAGCTGGGCCACGTCACCGGCCAAATCGGCGGCCGCCGAGGGACGGCCCGCTCCGGACGCTTCCCCGCCTCGTGGACCTTGGCGCCTTTTCACCCGGGCGGCCGACGACCTCCGGGTGGTCTTCGTCTTCGGAGTCTCCATGAGTCCTCCTTCCTGCCCGGCCCGTGGGCCCGGGTCCCTTCTCCCACGAGCGACGCGGGCTCGGTCAGGAGGGGTTCTCCAGAACCCCCCGTGTGAGGGACACGAGTTCCCGGTGCAGGGCCGGGATGCTCCGGTTCCCGTTCACCGTGCGGAACCCGTACCGTTTCCCGAGGGCGATGAACTCCCTCCTGATTTTCCGCTGGTACAGCAGAAAGCTCTCGAACCAGTCCCGGCTGAGGCCGCAGTCCATTCCCGACTCCCAGTAGTCCAGCTGGGTCCTCGCCTGGAAGGTCCGCTCCACCAGCGTGTTCATGGACACGGACAGGTAGAAGACGGCGTCGGGGACGAGGGCCATACCGTAGAGGGAGGCGAGCCATTCCGGGTCCGCGCCACGCACCACGTCGCGCACCATGAGGGTGTAGATGTACCGGTCGGCCAGCACCACGAACCCCGCCCTCAAGGCCGGGATGATGACGTTCTCCAACTGGTCGTAGAAGTCCGTGGCGTAGAAGAGGCTCATGGTCCGGGGGCTGAGGACGTTCCCCTGCTTGGCCAGCTCCAGCTCGGCCCCCACGAGCGTGGACCGCTTGAGGCCCACCTGGACCACGGCGTAGCCCTGCTCCTCCAGCCACTCGGATAGGAGGTTCACGTGGGTGGACCGCCCCGAGGAGTCGGCGCCCTCGATCACCAGAAGCCATCCCGAGAGCTTCCGGGGGTCCACTCCGGCGGGCGGGTGGTGATAGAAGGTCTTTCCGCGGCTCATTGGGCGTACCTCTTGTGGAAGAAGGCCAGGTCCACCCGTTCCTGGAGGATCTTCCGGATGGCCCGCTGCTGGGCGTGAACGGGCTGGGTGGCGTCCACCTCGGTGAAGTTGAACTCGTCCACCATGGCGATGTACTGGTCGAGAACCCTCCCCTGGAAGATCTTGAAGCTTTCGGTGGGGTCGGGGCTCAGGCCCAGGTCCATGCCCGCCTCGAAGTACTTGAGCTTGGGACGCCCCTCCAGGATGCGGCCGAGGGCCGTCTCGAGGGGCAGTCGGAAAAAGAAGGTGATGTCGGGGCGCGTGGCGAACCCGTACATCCGCCTCAGCCACCCCGGATCGCAGCCCCGAACCGCGTCCCGGGCGAAGGAGGTGAACATGTACCGGTCGCAAAGGACGATGTGGCCGCCTCGCAACAGGGGGAGGATCTGGCGCTCGTACCGGTCCGCGAAGTCCGTGGCGTGGATCAGGCTGAAGGTCGTCGGGGTGAGGAGCTGGCGCTTCTTCCCCTTGCGGGTGGCCTCCTTGACGAGCACCGAGGAGTTCCATTCCGAGAAGAACACGCGGTATCCCCGGGCCTTCAGCCACTGGTGGAGGAGGTAGATCTGAGTGGACTTGCCGGACCCGTCCAGGCCTTCCACCGCCACGAGCTTTCCGGGGTAGTCGGGTTTGGGCCGTTCGTTCATGAAGCCCCCTCCGCGATGGCGACCTCCACCTGGAGGCCGAAGGTCTGCGTGAAGAGATCCGCCTTGCGCTTCAAGGACCATCCTTCCAGGAGCAGATCCCCCGTCCCTTCCACGCGGAGGCGGAGGACCGAATCCGCCGTCTCGGCCTCCACGCGCTGAACCCGGCTCTGGTGTTCCCGGTCCAGGGCGTCGGCGAGGCGGAGAATGGAGGCCAGGGCCGTCACCGTGAACCGCTCCCTCCGATCGAGAGCGGAGAAGGCCTCGTGGGTGGGTTTGGGCATGCTCCGCCTGTGGTACCGGGCCACGTTCGCCACCAGCAGGGTCTCCCTGGCCGAGAAGCCCGCCAGGTTGCTCTGGGAGATGAGGTACAGGCTGTGTTTGTGGTGGCGGGTGTAGCTCACGAACGAGCCGATGTCGTGGAGGAGGGCGGCGGCGTGGAGGAGGGCCCTTTCCGAGTCCCCCAGGCCGTGCACCTTGGCGGTCTGGTCGAAGAGGGACAGAGCGAGGGCCGCCACCTGGCGCCCGTGGCCTTCGTCGAAGGCATACTTGCGCCCGAGCGGGAGGACCGCCTCCTCCACCTGCCTCTCCCGGTGGGCGGGACCGGGGGCGGGGCCCGTGCGGGAATCGGCGAGGTCCAGGGCGATGCCCTCCCTCAGCCCGACGAAGGGCACCCGGATCTCCCGGGCCCCCGCCAGACGGGCCAGGCGCAGGTAAACCAGGGCCGCGGGGAGGATGACGTCCGCCCGGTCTTCCCGGATCCCCAGGGTGGCCACGCGCTCCCGGTAGCTGAGCCGGGACAGGTGCCGAACGGTCTTTTCCAGTGTTGCCACACCGAGGCGCGCCACGCCGCGGGGATTCAGGGGGGCCAGGGCGATCTGGGCCAGGGTTTCGATGTTTCCCCCCGTGGCCACCATGCTCAGGGGCGCCGGTCCCAGATCCCGGCTGGTCTTCAGGGTTCCGACGTATTCCCCCACGAGGGAGAAGAACCTCCCCGGATCTTCGGCCCCTCCCGTCAATTCTTCGAGGAGGCGGACCGCGCCCATGGTGTGGGACTCGGTCCACAGGATCCCCGACTGGTCGGCCAGGGTCACCTCCACGCTGCCCCCCCCGAGGTCCACCAGGAGCCAGCGGCGCCCCGAGAGGTCCACGCGGCTTCGCACGGCGCGGTAGATGAGCCGCGCCTCCTCGGAGCCGTGGATGGTCTCCAGGCGGATCCTCGCCCGCTCCTCGACCTCCCGGAGGAATTCCTTTCCGTTCTGGCTCTCGCGGACGGCGCTTGTGGCCACGGCCCGATAGTCCTCGATGCGCAGTTCGTCCAGCTTCCTCCGGTACTCCGAAAGGACCTCCACCGCGCGGTCCGCCGTGGGACCGTGCAGTTTCCCGCCGAGAAACACCCCATGGCCGAGACGGACGGGGTTCCGGCCCGCTTCCAGGACCCGGTACTCACCGGGGCCCGAGAACTCGGCCGCCAGAAAGCGCATGGCGTTGGACCCCACGTCGATGGAGGCGCAACGGTAGGGATAGGCCGCGGGGGAACGGCTCTTCCGGGGCGACTTTTGCGGATTCCCCTCCCTGGCTGGCACGTTGGCCCTCCCTTCCCACGCTATCCTGAGACTCTACTGGACTCCCTTGGAATTTTCATGATATTTCCATGGCTGATTCGAAGCAATCCCTCCAGGCTTCCCTTCCAGGAAAAACTGTCGCATACTGGCGCGGAGATGAGGGCCCATTTTCCACACCCTGTGAAAAAGACTGTGTAAAACATGACGGTTCGCTTGTGGTCGCAGATTCTGGAGAAGGTCAAGGGGAAGGTGCCGGAGAGCGCCTTCTCCGCGTGGTTCAAGCCGCTCAAACCCCTGAAGATCGATGAGACTTCGGTGACGATCCAGACCCCCAATCCCCTGTTCCGCGAGTGGCTCGAGAGCCACTACCGGGGGGTCCTGGAGGACGCGGCGGCGGAGGCGGGCCACCCGGAACTCCGGTTCGCCTTCGTGGACGGCGCGGCCGAAGACCTCGTTCTCACCGCGCCGGATCCTCCCAAGCCGGCCAAGTCCGCCGCGAGGTCCCCTTCCGGGTCCGACGTGGCCGAGCCCCCCTTCAACCCCCTCTACCGGTTCGACACCTTCGTGGTGGGGCCGTCCAACCGCTTCGCCTTCGCGGCCTGCCAGGCCGTGGCCCAGAATCCCTCCCGGTCTTACAACCCGCTGTACATCTACGGCGGCGTGGGCCTGGGAAAGACTCACCTCATGCAATCCATCGGGGCGGAGTTGAGGCGGGCCTTCCCTGGACTGAGGGTCTGCTACCTCTCCACCGAACGCTTCATGAACGAGATGATCGCGTCCATCACCCACCGCCAGCAGCACGAGTTCCGGGACCGCTACCGGAAGGCGGACGTGATCCTACTGGACGACGTGCAATTCCTGTCGGGCAAGGAGGGCACCCAAGAGGAGCTCTTCCACACCTTCAACGCCCTCCACGAGTCCCAAAGGCAGATCGTGCTGAGCTCCGATTGTCCCCCGAGGGACCTCCACAGCATCGAGGAGCGCCTGCGGTCCCGCTTCGAGTGGGGTCTCATCGCCGACATCCAGCCGCCGGAGTTGGAGACGAAGGTGGCCATCCTCTACAAGAAGGCGGAGGCCTACCGAGTCAGCCTCCCGGAGGACGTGGCCCTCTTCATCGCCGCGCGCATCAAGAGCAACATCCGCGAACTCGAGGGGTGTCTGCTCCGCCTCATCGCCTTTTCCTCCTTCAAGGGCCTTCCCATCACGGTGGACCTGGCCCGGGAGACCTTCGAGAGCCTGTTCAAGGAGGACGGGCGCGTGGTGTCCGTGGAGGCCATCCAGAAACACGTGGCCGCCTATTACAAGATGAAGGTTCAGGACTTGAAGGCCAAGTCGAACCGGGCGAGCATCGTCTTCCCCAGACAGGTGGCCATGTACCTCGCCAAGGAGCTGACGACGTCCTCCCTTCCGGAGATCGGCAGGAAGTTCGGCGGGAAGCACCACACGACGGTGCTGCACGCCATCCGAAAGATCGAGGCCAGGACCAAGAGCGATCCCCACCTTCAACAGCAAATCCACAACTTTATCCGTTCATTTCGTTAGGCGGGAGGGCAAACCGTGCAAAAGACCCTGTGGAAGGGATCCAGCCAAGACGGCCTGGCGGCCTCCGCCCGTTTCCTTCCTCGGCTCCTACACGGTTGTCCACAGGGTTCCGATCGAATGGGATTCCCTGCCGGGCGCCGTTTGCGCGGGTTTGCACATTTCCACAGGTCCTACTGGTACTACTGCCTCCAATAAGAGGAGAGAGAAAGATGGAAATCCGGATCGACGCGCGGGATCTCCTGTCCGACCTGAGCCTCGCCCAAGGCATCGTGGAGAGCAAGGCCACCATCCCCATCCTCTCCAACCTCCTGTTAAGGGCCCAGGACAACCACTTGGAAGTGGCGGCGACGGATCTCGAGGTGACCCTGAAGTGCCGCTGTTCCGCCGAGGTTCTCGAACCGGGCGGAATCACCGTCCCCGCGCGAAAGCTGGGCGCCATCGTCCGGGCCTTCGTGGGCTCCGCGAGCCCCCTCTCGCTCAAGACCACGGCCCAGGGAAGGCTCTTCCTGCAACCCGTGGGGGAAAGGCAGGAGTATCACCTGCAGACGCTCCCCGAGGAGGACTTTCCCACCCTCCTCGCCCCCCAGGATGGGAAGTCCCTGGACCTGCCCGCGGAAGCCTTCAAGCGTTGCATCTCCGAGGCGCTGGTCTCGGTTGGGGCCGAAGAGAGCCGGTTTTCGATCCGCGGGGGGCTTCTCCTGCTGGAGTCGGATCGCCTGGCCCTGATCTCCACCGACTCCCACAGGCTGACCTACACCGAATGGGCCGGGCCGGTGGGGATGGCCGAGCCTCTCCGGGTTCTCATCCCCCGCAAGACCCTGGTGGAGTTCCTGAAATTGGACGGCGCCGAGACGGTGCGGGTGACCTTCCGCGAGAACCACATCTTTCTGGAGACGGAGAACCGCCTGTTGTACAGCCGTTTGATGGATTCCACCTTTCCGGCGTGGGAGAAGGTCCTTCCCACGGAGTCCGACAAGCGCGCCGTCCTGGACCGGGGGGCGCTTTCGGAACGGCTCAAGCGGGTCTCCATGGTCGCGGAGAGCAAGACCCGGGCCATCACCCTCTCCTTCGATCCGGCGGGGAGCCTCGAGATCCTGGCCAGGAACCCCGAGACGGGGGACGAAGGACGGGAATTCCTGGCCTGCGATGGGTACGAGGGAGAGGCCCTGTCCATCGTCTTCAACGTGGACTACCTGCTCGAGTTCCTCGCCGCGTGCGCGGAGGAGAAGGTGGTCTTCTCCATGCGCGAGAGCAACTACCAGGCCCTACTCCAACCGGTCCGCCCCTCGGGGGTGGGGGTCCACAAGCACGTGCTCATGCCGCTGAGGTTTGATTGAGGTTGCTGGAAATCTCGGCGGACGGGTTCAGAAACCTCCAGCAGGTCCGTTTGGCTTTCGGCAGCCCCCTGACCCTTCTGTTCGGGGAGAATGCGCAGGGTAAGACCAGCGTGCTGGAGGCCATCTACCTGTTGGGCACCAGCAAGTCCTTCCGGGACCATCGTCTGGAACACCTGATCGCCTTCGGCAGGGGGGAGGCCGCCGTAGGAGGGCAAGTGCGCTCCGGCGACGTGACCCACCGCCTGGAGTGCGCCCTCACCCCGAGGGAGAAGCGATTCCGCCTGGACGGACGGGAGGCTGGACCGGCGGAGTACCTGTCGGTCCTTCCCGTGGTGGCGCTGAGCGCCGAGGACCGCAGCCTGGTCAAGGGAGAGCCCCGGCACCGGCGAAACCTCCTGGACACCGCCGGAGTGCTGAGGCGCCCCGCCTACCTGAAAGAGGTCCTGGAATTCGGTCGGTGCCGGGCTCAACGGGCCGCCCTACTGAGGAATCCCGCCTCCTCCCGAAAAGAGAGGGCCGCATGGACCGAGCCCTACGCCGCGCTGGGCGAGAAGATCCAAAGGGAAAGGGCCCAGCTGGCGGAGATGCTGAACGGCCTCCTGGACGGGCTGGCCCGGGACGCCTCGTGCCAGGAGCGGGTCCAACTGGTCTACCGGCCCTCGGGCGGTTCGGACCTCCGGGCTTCCCTGGAGAGGGCGGCGGAGGCCGAGCGCAGGGCGGGGGTCAACCTCGTGGGTCCGCAGAGGGACCGGGTGGAGATCCTTCTCGATGGGAAGGCCCTGGAGGCCTACGGTTCGGGGGGACAGGCGCGAAGGGTGCTTTGGATGTTAAAATTGTCCCTGGTCCTCCTCCGTTCGGGAGGGGACCCGGAACCTCCCCTCTTTCTCGTAGACGACGCGGAGGCGGAGTTGG carries:
- a CDS encoding ABC transporter permease, producing the protein MDSATRALFAFTARRMALSVKGLLFGLMAVFPWGVTLLLRLLVAKGIPVPLGGITLYGMVVFLYVCGFLLPLSTLFFGVGLIADEREGGTLPYLFGRPVPRARLFLVRYAAMSTVIVAGCWASVLGTYVLGVSEAGAGALGREAGTLLLDLGVVGLGALVYGALFAFLGLSLKRPLFAGLLIGFGWENAVAYIPGFLKRLTVLFHLHTLLPHGGGPTGIIQQMLSSTESQTAALLFLIFYGVLFVGLACLVIRRIEAASAQEADA
- a CDS encoding ABC transporter ATP-binding protein, encoding MIRVQNASRWYGLVVGINRVSLDLEPGVTGLLGVNGAGKSTLLNLMAGLLQPTAGSVTLGGEPIFANPGALTRIGYCPGADRFWEDMTGLEFVAFLGRLSGLSPAAATERAGRALQEVALGDEGGKKIRAMSKGMRQKVKMAQALVHDPQILLLDEPLNGMDPPSRAHAIAAIKRWGEEGRCVLVSSHLLHEVEAMTSRILLLHYGRVLASGEVPQVREAIASRPLKVFLRCADARALASVLIAWPTVASVTFAGDGRNLTVEVSDASDFRARLGALLAEREVGLEILNPLDDNLAAVFSYLVA
- a CDS encoding ABC transporter ATP-binding protein, whose translation is MGAILRVEGAKARYGKLEALRGVSFEVEGGAVGLLGPNGAGKSTLIKAVLGLLPLAQGRIWLMGEDARKLGPALRDRVGYVPEREGTRPGMSGVAWVAFLGEISGLPRSAAVERAHEVLQYVGLGESRYRNVETYSTGMQQRLKLAASLVHDPALVLLDEPTAGMDPVGREEMLDLCGDLVRQGKTLLLSTHILKDVEAVCSRVVILNRGEMLTYATVEDWTRSEAQHFLVQWEGEKEAFEAACRKAGVAVSDGHRGLYRVVLPSGESLKVIFGLALEAGGTVTRLVRESTSLETLFLKALEQNGGGDARV
- a CDS encoding CHAD domain-containing protein, whose protein sequence is MADPLPGPDARAGGADPPACPAFLLRGDAFWERALRELKSAGYLPGPAAETRLDLLYLDTVEGRLARDGWRLVLCGEGGRLEVRTQDPSGSEPGGGLPFNGDPHAPVFDARALTREAEILLRAAKKPLVPVLRVRVRRREVEIRTPEGAAARLVMDRFPAPGPDRRGARGHLSLRLLPGSDPAAGLHLQVLLRDRVGLAEAPGDLLTTALRLAGRPEPGALPPPASPVRSEDALGLAARKIVALQTHRLGLQVPWALRDLHPEFVHDARVATRRLRTALRLLAPYLGPRRAESLRLELAWAGRLLGQVRDLDVFLEELRAMERRLPEGMSLPHGLVDRLLRDRSEALEAMVSGLSGRRFAALLDRLGRLAASPAPKGRPGAPPPTAGRAAPVLLLRAEKQARRMGRAVEAASPSEALHRLRILFKRLRYTGEFFETVLGGAMGPYLRAVVALQDTLGAHQDAVVGARRLVEAAEAPAARGAPSADFLAVGALLQQFAASARERRAEFPARFAAFEKAVRKRRGRAKGKTAETFTRPPA
- a CDS encoding metallophosphoesterase family protein, with product MRVAFLSDVHANFPALWKALEGARRHGAEDVVCAGDLVGFGPHPVEVVRLLMERRVRCVQGNVERKLLDLPSSPKRLRKKLDKKASAALAWTALALGEEERRFLEALPERLDLDFGGCSVLVVHGSPLSDTDYVYPSLTRRALEAKLGPLRPAVLVCGHSHVPFTRLLGGTRVVNCGSVGKPVDGDPRGAYALVDFLGGRAARARIVRFAYPAESVARDLAERRAAAARPEEFLSGRKHSDG
- a CDS encoding thymidylate kinase; its protein translation is MSRGKTFYHHPPAGVDPRKLSGWLLVIEGADSSGRSTHVNLLSEWLEEQGYAVVQVGLKRSTLVGAELELAKQGNVLSPRTMSLFYATDFYDQLENVIIPALRAGFVVLADRYIYTLMVRDVVRGADPEWLASLYGMALVPDAVFYLSVSMNTLVERTFQARTQLDYWESGMDCGLSRDWFESFLLYQRKIRREFIALGKRYGFRTVNGNRSIPALHRELVSLTRGVLENPS
- the tmk gene encoding dTMP kinase; translated protein: MNERPKPDYPGKLVAVEGLDGSGKSTQIYLLHQWLKARGYRVFFSEWNSSVLVKEATRKGKKRQLLTPTTFSLIHATDFADRYERQILPLLRGGHIVLCDRYMFTSFARDAVRGCDPGWLRRMYGFATRPDITFFFRLPLETALGRILEGRPKLKYFEAGMDLGLSPDPTESFKIFQGRVLDQYIAMVDEFNFTEVDATQPVHAQQRAIRKILQERVDLAFFHKRYAQ